A window of the Bombina bombina isolate aBomBom1 chromosome 3, aBomBom1.pri, whole genome shotgun sequence genome harbors these coding sequences:
- the PDIK1L gene encoding serine/threonine-protein kinase PDIK1L has translation MVSSQPKYDLIREVGRGSYGVVYEALARKTCQRVAVKKIRCQAPENVELALREFWALSSIQSQHPNVIHLEECVLQRDGMVQQMLHGSSSSLYLPLVETSLKGEIAFDPRSTYCLWFVMDFCDGGDMNEYLLTRRPSRRINTSFMLQLSSALAFLHKNQIIHRDLKPDNILVCKARDGATEPTLKIADFGLSKVCSSSGLNPEEPASVNKSFLSTACGTDFYMAPEVWEGHYTAKADIFALGIILWAMLERITITDTHTKKRLLGGFVQRGVQVVPLGEALLENPKLELPLPVRKKSMNRHMKKLLHQMLSANPQERPDAFQLELRLIQIAFRNFTWET, from the exons ATGGTCAGCAGCCAGCCCAAGTATGACCTGATCCGGGAGGTGGGCCGCGGCAGCTACGGGGTAGTGTATGAAGCTCTGGCACGTAAAACTTGCCAACGTGTGGCGGTAAAGAAGATCCGCTGCCAGGCACCAGAGAATGTGGAGCTAGCACTGCGTGAGTTCTGGGCTCTAAGCAGTATCCAGAGCCAGCATCCGAACGTCATCCACCTAGAGGAGTGTGTGCTGCAAAGGGATGGCATGGTGCAACAGATGTTGCATGGTTCCAGTTCTTCTCTCTATCTGCCG CTGGTGGAGACGTCTCTCAAGGGAGAAATTGCTTTTGACCCACGCAGCACATATTGCCTCTGGTTTGTGATGGATTTCTGTGATGGCGGAGATATGAATGAGTACCTTTTGACCCGGAGACCAAGCCGACGCATCAATACCAGCTTCATGCTACAACTAAGCAGTGCCCTGGCCTTTCTGCATAAGAACCAGATCATCCATCGTGACTTGAAACCTGATAACATCCTTGTGTGTAAGGCCCGAGATGGTGCAACAGAGCCTACACTAAAAATTGCTGACTTTGGCCTGAGCAAAGTGTGTTCCAGCTCTGGCTTGAACCCAGAGGAACCAGCTAGTGTCAATAAGAGCTTCCTGTCTACTGCCTGTGGCACAGACTTTTACATGGCACCAGAAGTATGGGAGGGACACTATACTGCCAAAGCAGACATCTTTGCACTAGGCATCATTCTGTGGGCTATGCTTGAGAGGATCACCATCACAGACACTCATACAAAAAAGAGGCTGCTGGGCGGCTTTGTGCAGCGTGGGGTCCAGGTGGTGCCATTGGGGGAGGCACTGCTTGAAAACCCCAAACTGGAGCTCCCCCTTCCTGTAAGAAAGAAATCAATGAATCGACACATGAAGAAGTTGCTGCACCAAATGCTTTCTGCAAACCCACAGGAGCGTCCTGATGCTTTCCAACTTGAGCTCCGCCTTATTCAGATTGCTTTCAGAAACTTCACATGGGAGACGTGA
- the FAM110D gene encoding protein FAM110D has protein sequence MATISPPISPLLCRNIGGASAFDRLEADKAKYVKSPQVIHRRQNPALNATLSPTISRRPQLACYKNGQQEDHCLNGRDGSNTQQQTLPFYCISKQQTNHSHSIRYTSTMHFNSPSPYGCPGPKTECLPCKSLSPAQQQRPLQPHGMSELQTDHTPRPSYASTSPQYQLRTNQSNNGVQAPNSPMGVPRCGRKVRRPDSLIIYRQKRDRTLDEKENNDEREGFLERILNSTPLLKRRTSSTQDPPKMCLHSVSVSSVEQSLIESSVCNIPLTDNFRSQDTGSGELDSFPPSHAHTFFESCGLEGSLLNLIDKNCYHFEGETTPLGSLESVDRLSSGLKLPEEEKEEKTAVSVVERNARVIKWIYSCHNAQSTKKHTENQTPRESVV, from the coding sequence ATGGCAACCATCTCTCCCCCTATATCCCCTCTCCTTTGTAGAAATATTGGAGGGGCCTCTGCTTTTGACCGTCTTGAGGCTGATAAAGCAAAATATGTGAAATCCCCACAGGTGATACATCGCAGGCAGAACCCAGCCCTTAATGCCACCCTTAGCCCTACAATTTCACGAAGACCCCAACTGGCATGTTACAAGAATGGGCAGCAGGAAGATCACTGTCTTAATGGAAGAGACGGTTCTAATACGCAGCAGCAAACACTCCCATTCTACTGTATTTCTAAGCAACAAACAAACCACTCTCATAGCATCCGTTACACTTCTACTATGCATTTCAATTCTCCATCACCATATGGATGCCCTGGGCCAAAGACAGAATGCTTACCTTGCAAGAGCCTAAGTCCTGCACAGCAGCAGAGACCACTTCAACCACATGGTATGAGTGAGCTACAAACTGATCACACTCCTAGACCCAGTTATGCTTCCACCTCACCTCAGTACCAACTCAGAACCAACCAAAGTAATAATGGAGTGCAGGCACCAAATTCTCCCATGGGTGTACCCCGTTGTGGAAGAAAAGTACGGCGACCAGACTCACTTATTATTTACAGGCAGAAAAGGGACAGAACACTggatgaaaaagaaaataatgatgaaAGGGAAGGTTTCTTAGAACGGATACTCAATAGTACTCCACTTTTAAAAAGGAGGACCTCTTCTACTCAGGATCCACCCAAAATGTGTCTTCATTCTGTGTCTGTCTCTTCAGTTGAACAGAGTTTGATAGAGTCCTCTGTATGCAACATTCCCCTTACTGATAATTTCCGCTCACAGGATACAGGGAGTGGTGAGCTGGACAGCTTTCCACCATCTCATGCACATACATTTTTTGAAAGTTGTGGGCTGGAGGGGAGTCTTCTGAACTTGATTGATAAAAATTGTTACCACTTTGAGGGGGAAACGACACCATTAGGGAGCTTAGAATCTGTGGACAGACTGAGCAGTGGCCTTAAACTGCCTGAggaggaaaaggaagaaaaaactgCAGTGTCTGTTGTGGAAAGGAATGCAAGAGTTATAAAGTGGATATACAGCTGCCACAATGCACAGagcacaaagaaacacacagagaACCAAACGCCACGTGAATCAGTTGTGTAA
- the C3H1orf232 gene encoding uncharacterized protein C1orf232 homolog, giving the protein MSQGFWRVYKAKVLQTFNTEQETEYQEESDTAEMIEPENPDVGDEGLNMSQLARKVQGSLGWRSVTSLFSKEEDQRTEERQEHEEDQPPVQLPSDTTPERTSSSALWDVFSNRWRQSAAQRTEERGVLAEPPAELNETQHHEETTFKWGFLTSKLSELRNKSD; this is encoded by the exons ATGAGTCAGGGATTCTGGAGAGTTTATAAAGCAAAAGTTCTACAGACATTCAATACAGAACAGGAGACAGAATACCAAGAGGAG AGTGACACCGCAGAAATGATAGAGCCAGAAAATCCAGATGTGGGAGATGAGGGGCTAAATATGTCACAACTTGCACGTAAG GTTCAAGGATCATTGGGCTGGAGAAGCGTTACATCCCTATTTAGTAAAGAAGAGGATCAAAGAACAGAGGAAAGACAAGAGCATGAGGAAGACCA GCCCCCTGTTCAGCTACCTTCAGACACAACACCAGAGAGGACTTCATCTTCAGCACTGTGGGATGTCTTCTCAAATCGGTGGCGTCAGAGTGCTGCACAGCGCACAGAAGAGAGAGGAGTGCTGGCAGAGCCTCCAGCAGAACTGAATGAAACTCAGCACCATGAGGAAACCACGTTCAAATGGGGGTTCCTGACAAGCAAGCTATCAGAGTTGAGGAACAAAAGTGATTAA